One genomic segment of Clostridium saccharoperbutylacetonicum N1-4(HMT) includes these proteins:
- a CDS encoding DMT family transporter, translated as MNNYKGIIYALLSSTAFGIMPILARIAYANGSNPTTVLIFRFLISSLILFLYLKFKNIKIKLGNKQVLLLISIGIIGYTITTQTLFISYSYLGAGLATTLHFIYPVVVCVLGFILFKNKMSNKKIISLLLAAIGIYSLVAFKNNSLNILGISLALFSGISYGLTMIVLNLKSIKNLSNSIITMYVCIGSTIGMIIYGMFTNTIIINFNFKAISCYLGISIISTILSIILLLKAIKLIGVSSSSILGTFEPVVSILLGALFLDEKLTFTLLIGSSLILISTIILAKDKHVSTN; from the coding sequence TTGAACAATTATAAAGGAATAATTTATGCACTTTTATCATCAACAGCATTTGGAATAATGCCAATTTTAGCAAGGATAGCTTATGCTAATGGCTCTAATCCAACAACTGTTTTGATTTTTAGATTTCTAATTTCATCATTAATTTTATTTTTATATTTAAAATTTAAGAATATTAAAATTAAATTGGGTAATAAACAAGTTCTTTTGTTGATATCAATTGGCATTATTGGCTATACTATAACAACTCAAACTCTATTTATCTCTTATAGTTATTTAGGCGCTGGTCTTGCAACTACTCTACATTTTATATATCCTGTTGTAGTTTGTGTGCTAGGCTTTATATTATTTAAAAACAAAATGAGCAATAAAAAAATTATATCTTTGCTTCTAGCAGCAATAGGTATATATTCATTAGTTGCTTTTAAGAATAACAGCCTTAATATTTTAGGTATTTCTTTAGCTTTATTTTCTGGAATATCATATGGACTTACAATGATAGTTCTTAATCTAAAATCCATTAAAAACTTAAGCAATAGTATTATAACAATGTATGTTTGTATTGGTTCAACAATAGGAATGATTATTTATGGAATGTTTACAAATACTATAATTATTAACTTTAATTTTAAGGCTATTAGCTGCTACTTAGGTATTTCTATAATATCAACAATACTATCAATTATTTTACTTTTAAAAGCAATAAAGCTAATAGGAGTTTCCTCTTCATCTATACTAGGGACTTTTGAACCTGTAGTTAGTATCCTTTTAGGAGCATTATTTCTTGATGAAAAGCTCACCTTCACCTTATTAATAGGTAGTTCTCTTATATTAATTTCAACAATTATATTGGCAAAAGATAAACATGTAAGTACCAATTGA
- a CDS encoding hemolysin family protein, which yields MITLINVIIVIFLVFMNGFFVATEFAMVKVRKSRVETLALDGNKNAKYTLKIVKDLNSYLSACQLGITLASLGLGWVGEPAFADMLRPLINLFNLPEITLHSIAVVLGFSIITALHIVLGELVPKSLAIISAEKIALYTALPLIGFYKITYPIMWSFNHSTNLVLKIFGISQVDEHEAAHTDEEIKLLVEDSYKHGLIDQTELTFVDNIFDFSEKTVREIMIPRTDMACVFIEDSFEEIIKYVLEEQLTRYPICKDSKDNVIGFIHIKDLFKLKIEGNENIEGIIREIKFVPESLSISELFTAFKEEKAQMAIIIDEFGGTSGLVTTEDILEEIVGEIQDEFDDDGEEDIIQTENGSYVVDGKVILSDINELLETDIQDENIDTIGGWIYFQLGSYPKVKQKFTYENYEFIILKCDRKRISKILIKKITE from the coding sequence ATGATTACTTTAATAAATGTTATCATTGTAATTTTTTTGGTATTTATGAATGGGTTTTTCGTAGCTACAGAATTTGCAATGGTAAAGGTTAGAAAGTCTAGAGTTGAGACATTAGCTTTAGATGGTAACAAAAATGCAAAATACACTTTAAAAATTGTAAAAGATTTAAATTCATATTTATCAGCATGTCAGCTAGGAATAACTTTAGCATCATTAGGCTTAGGGTGGGTTGGAGAACCAGCATTTGCGGATATGTTGAGACCATTGATTAACTTATTTAATTTGCCTGAAATTACATTACATTCAATAGCAGTTGTTTTAGGCTTTTCAATTATTACTGCACTTCATATTGTACTTGGGGAGTTAGTACCTAAATCATTAGCTATTATAAGTGCTGAGAAGATTGCGTTATATACAGCATTACCACTTATAGGATTTTATAAAATTACTTATCCAATAATGTGGAGTTTTAATCATAGTACTAATTTAGTGCTTAAAATATTTGGAATATCGCAAGTTGACGAACATGAAGCTGCTCATACAGATGAAGAAATAAAACTTCTTGTTGAAGATAGTTATAAACATGGATTGATTGATCAAACAGAATTAACCTTTGTTGATAATATATTTGACTTTTCAGAAAAAACTGTAAGAGAAATTATGATACCTCGTACTGATATGGCATGTGTTTTTATTGAAGATTCTTTTGAAGAAATAATAAAGTATGTTTTGGAAGAACAATTAACAAGGTATCCTATTTGCAAAGATAGTAAAGACAATGTTATTGGGTTTATACATATTAAAGATTTGTTCAAATTGAAAATTGAAGGAAATGAAAATATAGAAGGAATTATTCGAGAAATAAAATTTGTACCAGAATCATTATCAATAAGTGAATTATTTACAGCATTTAAAGAAGAAAAAGCGCAAATGGCAATAATTATTGATGAATTTGGTGGAACCTCAGGACTCGTAACTACCGAAGATATTTTGGAAGAAATTGTTGGTGAAATTCAAGATGAATTCGATGACGATGGAGAAGAGGATATTATTCAAACAGAAAATGGTAGTTATGTGGTTGATGGAAAAGTAATTTTAAGTGATATAAATGAATTATTGGAAACAGATATTCAAGATGAAAATATAGATACAATTGGAGGGTGGATATATTTTCAATTAGGATCTTATCCAAAAGTTAAGCAAAAATTCACATATGAGAATTATGAATTTATTATTTTAAAGTGTGATAGAAAAAGAATTAGTAAAATCTTGATTAAAAAGATAACAGAATAA
- a CDS encoding 3'-5' exonuclease: MNYIIYDLEFNQKNNTSISENDIETKSNNANMPFEIIQIGALKLNESLTTISTFNSLIKPTLYESIHPYIVSLTKITDEKVALCKSFIDVYDDFLNFIGNEEFIFCVWGVNDIKELIRNVKFHNLSCSKFSKYIDIQKYASIHLNAPKKSKIGLKSSIELLDIPIYGDFHDAFNDAYYTTEVFKSIYDTGLSPSTYSTSPSKRRISKPKEKINTEALLNQFKKIYNRDLTEDEISIIKLAYKMGKTKQFIIET, encoded by the coding sequence GTGAATTATATAATATATGATTTAGAATTTAATCAAAAAAATAATACTTCTATAAGCGAAAATGATATTGAGACAAAGTCTAACAATGCTAATATGCCCTTTGAAATAATACAAATTGGAGCTTTAAAGCTTAATGAATCATTAACAACTATATCAACATTCAATTCCTTAATTAAACCAACTTTATACGAATCCATTCATCCATATATTGTAAGTTTAACAAAAATCACTGATGAGAAAGTAGCTTTATGTAAATCTTTTATCGATGTCTATGATGATTTTCTTAACTTTATTGGAAATGAAGAATTTATATTCTGTGTATGGGGAGTTAATGATATAAAAGAGTTAATTAGAAATGTAAAATTTCACAATTTATCTTGCTCAAAATTTTCAAAATATATTGATATTCAAAAATATGCATCAATACATCTAAATGCTCCAAAAAAATCTAAGATTGGGTTAAAAAGTTCAATTGAACTTTTAGATATACCTATTTATGGCGATTTTCACGATGCATTTAATGATGCTTATTACACTACTGAAGTCTTTAAGTCAATTTATGATACTGGATTAAGTCCTTCAACCTATTCTACCTCCCCATCTAAAAGGAGGATATCTAAACCAAAGGAAAAAATTAATACAGAGGCTTTATTAAATCAATTTAAAAAAATATATAATAGAGATCTTACAGAAGATGAAATATCTATCATCAAACTTGCATACAAAATGGGGAAAACAAAACAATTTATCATTGAAACATAG
- a CDS encoding response regulator translates to MIKTMIVEDDPMVRDINSKFLNKVKGFTLKKAAANLTEAKEFILQNEIDLILLDVYLPNENGIDFLKWLRSNEIASDVILITADKSVERVREAFRYGGVDYLIKPFTFERFNESLSAFREKLNSYKSNETLEQIELDKLILNSKSSEIIEDELENNLEKGLNKYTYNSIINELNSTEAEYVTTEEVSEKLRIAKVTVRKYLDYMSKQEKLEKIIEYGRVGRPLYKYKIKNL, encoded by the coding sequence ATGATTAAGACAATGATTGTTGAAGACGATCCAATGGTTAGGGATATAAATTCAAAATTTTTAAATAAAGTAAAAGGATTTACATTAAAGAAAGCAGCAGCAAATCTTACTGAAGCCAAAGAATTTATACTACAAAATGAAATTGATTTAATTCTTTTAGATGTTTATCTTCCTAATGAAAACGGTATAGATTTTTTGAAGTGGTTAAGATCTAATGAAATAGCTTCAGATGTAATACTCATTACTGCTGATAAGAGTGTTGAAAGAGTTAGAGAAGCATTTAGATATGGTGGAGTTGATTATTTAATAAAGCCTTTCACCTTTGAAAGGTTTAACGAATCACTTAGTGCCTTTAGAGAAAAACTTAATAGTTATAAAAGCAATGAAACCCTTGAACAAATAGAACTAGATAAGTTAATTTTAAATAGTAAATCAAGTGAAATAATCGAAGATGAATTAGAAAATAATTTAGAAAAAGGGTTAAATAAATATACATATAATTCAATAATAAATGAACTGAATTCTACAGAAGCCGAATATGTTACAACTGAAGAAGTATCTGAAAAGCTTCGTATAGCTAAAGTTACAGTTAGAAAATATCTTGATTATATGAGTAAACAAGAAAAATTAGAGAAGATTATAGAATATGGTAGAGTTGGTAGGCCGTTATATAAATATAAAATTAAAAATTTATAA
- a CDS encoding ATP-binding protein, whose protein sequence is MKLKGKIISFVIIILVISIGSITILSFNEMKNLLRDQIDRNMLNIADSFASTYEVKEYLKGNINISRDMLDDEIEKARIKTNVQFIVVMDMEGIRYSHPDKSKIGEKFSGGDEERVLKTGESYISTASGTLGPSVRAFTPIFDENNKQIGAVAVGILYNQFDNEVYTKMYKFIPIIVMGLFLGITGAVALSYNIKKAIFGLEPEEIALNLKQKEIVIENIKEGLVAVDRKGHITLFNEEASKILGLDKNDIGNHISKYTYESIVDMVLQSGEPQNNIEVKVRPGLNIICKYSPIRGIKNEILGLVITFEDLTEVRKMAEELTGIKKMAWALRAQNHEFMNKLHTISGLVQLEEYDEVIKYINVISTSKKSITNIISDKIKDVSLAALILSKYSKCEEARINLIIDESSRLDKLPEYMTSDELVSIIGNLIENSIEAVKNDGTGEIYTKVRQEDSVLEIIIKDNGIGIPEDIRDSIYQIGVSSKKGSRGFGLFIVKRIINEAMGTINFTVNNGTEWKITIPMQRS, encoded by the coding sequence ATGAAATTAAAAGGAAAAATAATATCATTTGTAATAATTATTCTTGTAATTTCTATTGGAAGCATTACAATACTTTCATTTAATGAAATGAAAAATTTGTTAAGGGATCAAATAGATAGAAATATGCTGAATATTGCTGATTCTTTTGCATCAACTTATGAAGTAAAGGAATATTTAAAGGGAAATATAAATATTTCTAGAGATATGTTAGATGACGAAATAGAAAAGGCTCGTATTAAAACTAATGTGCAATTTATAGTTGTAATGGATATGGAGGGAATAAGATATTCGCATCCAGATAAAAGCAAGATTGGTGAAAAATTTTCTGGAGGGGATGAAGAAAGAGTTTTAAAAACTGGAGAATCATATATTTCAACAGCAAGTGGAACTTTAGGACCATCAGTAAGAGCTTTTACTCCTATTTTTGATGAAAATAATAAACAAATAGGGGCTGTAGCAGTAGGAATTTTATACAATCAATTTGATAATGAAGTATATACAAAAATGTATAAATTTATTCCTATTATAGTTATGGGACTATTTTTAGGAATCACAGGAGCAGTTGCTCTTTCTTACAACATAAAGAAGGCTATATTTGGATTAGAACCAGAAGAAATAGCCTTGAATTTAAAGCAAAAAGAAATAGTTATAGAAAATATAAAAGAAGGTTTAGTAGCTGTTGATCGTAAAGGACATATAACTTTATTTAATGAAGAAGCAAGTAAAATTTTGGGATTAGATAAAAATGATATAGGTAATCATATATCAAAATATACATATGAAAGTATTGTGGATATGGTGTTACAAAGTGGAGAACCACAAAATAACATTGAAGTTAAGGTACGTCCAGGCTTAAATATAATATGTAAGTATAGTCCTATACGGGGAATTAAAAATGAAATTTTAGGGTTGGTTATAACCTTTGAAGATTTAACTGAAGTTCGTAAAATGGCGGAAGAACTCACAGGCATTAAAAAAATGGCATGGGCTTTAAGGGCGCAAAATCATGAATTTATGAATAAATTACATACAATTTCAGGACTAGTTCAATTAGAAGAATATGATGAAGTAATTAAATATATTAATGTAATATCAACAAGCAAAAAGAGTATAACAAATATAATTTCTGATAAAATAAAAGATGTATCTCTTGCTGCATTAATATTATCAAAGTATAGTAAATGCGAAGAAGCAAGAATTAATTTAATAATAGATGAAAGTTCAAGACTGGATAAATTACCAGAATATATGACTTCAGATGAATTGGTGTCTATTATTGGTAATTTAATTGAAAATTCGATAGAGGCTGTTAAGAATGATGGAACTGGTGAAATATATACAAAAGTACGTCAAGAAGATAGTGTTCTTGAAATTATTATAAAAGATAATGGTATAGGTATACCAGAAGATATTAGAGATTCCATTTACCAAATAGGCGTTTCTAGCAAAAAGGGTAGCCGAGGTTTTGGTCTGTTTATAGTTAAAAGAATTATTAACGAAGCAATGGGAACTATAAATTTTACAGTTAATAATGGTACTGAGTGGAAAATAACTATACCAATGCAAAGGAGCTAA
- a CDS encoding 2-keto-3-deoxygluconate permease, producing the protein MQIPIKKTLDKIPGGMMVVPLFLGVLVNTFCPQVLKIGGFTTALFSSTASSTILACFMFLIGSQINFKLAPKAIKKGAILISGKFIVGAGIGIIIGKVFGPAGVLGLSPLAILAALTNCNGGLYASLASQYGDETDVGAYALLSLKDGPFFTLVALGASGLAQVPFMALVAVMVPIVIGMILGNLDPDMRKFLGSSKMLLIPFFSFPLGAGMNLSTIITAGGPGILLGIIAAFTGIGAYVLLKIFKEEPIIGLATGSTAGNAVATPAAVAAADPTLAVVATVATAQVAAACVVSAIVCPFIVSYAFKIINKKKAEKLNTEMAA; encoded by the coding sequence ATGCAAATTCCAATTAAGAAAACCCTTGATAAAATCCCAGGTGGTATGATGGTAGTTCCATTATTTCTAGGAGTATTGGTTAATACATTTTGTCCACAAGTATTAAAAATAGGTGGTTTCACAACAGCATTATTTAGTTCAACGGCATCATCAACAATTTTAGCTTGTTTCATGTTTTTAATCGGTTCACAAATTAACTTTAAATTAGCACCAAAAGCTATAAAGAAAGGTGCAATATTAATCTCAGGAAAATTTATAGTTGGAGCTGGTATTGGTATAATAATTGGTAAAGTTTTTGGACCAGCAGGAGTATTAGGTTTATCACCATTAGCAATACTTGCAGCGCTAACAAATTGTAATGGGGGCTTATATGCTTCTCTAGCTTCACAATATGGTGATGAAACAGATGTAGGTGCTTATGCATTATTATCTTTAAAAGACGGCCCATTCTTCACATTAGTTGCATTAGGTGCATCAGGCCTTGCTCAAGTTCCTTTTATGGCACTTGTAGCAGTAATGGTACCAATAGTAATAGGTATGATTTTAGGAAATTTGGATCCAGATATGAGAAAATTCCTTGGAAGCAGTAAGATGTTATTAATCCCATTCTTTTCATTCCCATTAGGTGCAGGGATGAATCTTTCAACTATAATAACAGCCGGTGGTCCTGGTATCTTATTAGGAATAATAGCAGCATTTACAGGAATAGGAGCATATGTATTACTTAAGATCTTTAAAGAAGAACCTATTATTGGTTTAGCAACTGGATCAACTGCAGGAAATGCGGTTGCAACACCAGCAGCAGTTGCAGCAGCAGATCCAACATTAGCAGTTGTAGCTACAGTTGCTACTGCTCAAGTTGCAGCAGCTTGTGTAGTATCGGCTATAGTATGCCCATTCATTGTATCGTATGCTTTTAAAATAATTAATAAGAAGAAAGCTGAAAAATTAAATACTGAAATGGCAGCTTAG
- a CDS encoding NAD(P)-dependent malic enzyme, which produces MNYFEESLKLHEEKQGKISVTSKVKVETRDDLSLAYTPGVAEPCRKIHEDQENVYKYTSKGNLVAVVTDGSAVLGLGDIGPMAGMPVMEGKAILFKEFADVDAFPILVDTKDVDEIVNVVKLIAPTFGGINLEDIGAPRCFEVEEKLKKVLDIPVFHDDQHGTAIVVLAGVINALKVVDKKLEDIKVVVNGAGAAGTSIAKLLLSSGVKNLIACDKVGILYEGIENVDDAKKELAKITNPENVKGNLADALVGADVFIGVSAPGIVSQDMVRAMNKDAILFAMANPTPEIMPDDAKAAGARVIGTGRSDFPNQINNVLAFPGIFRGALDVRAKEINEEMKIAAAYAIANYIKDEDLNENNVIPSALDKNVAAKVAEAIAKAAKESGVARI; this is translated from the coding sequence ATGAATTATTTTGAAGAAAGTTTAAAATTACATGAAGAGAAGCAAGGAAAAATTTCGGTTACATCAAAAGTTAAAGTTGAAACTAGGGATGATTTAAGCTTAGCATATACACCAGGAGTTGCAGAACCTTGTAGAAAAATTCATGAGGATCAAGAAAACGTATACAAATATACTTCAAAAGGAAATCTAGTTGCTGTAGTTACAGATGGATCAGCTGTACTAGGTCTTGGAGATATAGGGCCTATGGCTGGAATGCCCGTAATGGAAGGAAAGGCAATACTTTTTAAAGAATTTGCAGATGTAGATGCTTTCCCAATATTAGTTGATACAAAAGATGTAGATGAAATAGTTAATGTAGTTAAATTAATAGCTCCAACCTTTGGAGGAATTAATTTAGAAGATATTGGAGCACCTAGATGCTTTGAAGTTGAAGAAAAGTTAAAAAAAGTTCTTGATATACCTGTATTCCACGATGATCAGCACGGGACAGCAATAGTAGTACTTGCTGGAGTAATAAATGCTCTTAAAGTAGTTGATAAGAAACTTGAAGACATAAAAGTAGTAGTAAATGGGGCTGGAGCTGCAGGAACTTCAATAGCAAAACTTTTATTATCCTCTGGAGTTAAAAATCTAATTGCTTGCGATAAAGTTGGTATTTTATATGAAGGAATAGAAAATGTAGATGATGCTAAAAAAGAATTAGCTAAAATAACTAATCCTGAAAATGTAAAGGGAAACTTAGCTGATGCATTAGTAGGAGCAGATGTATTTATAGGAGTTTCAGCACCAGGAATAGTAAGTCAGGATATGGTTAGAGCTATGAATAAAGATGCTATATTATTCGCAATGGCTAATCCAACTCCAGAAATAATGCCAGATGATGCAAAAGCAGCAGGTGCAAGAGTAATAGGAACAGGAAGATCAGATTTTCCAAATCAAATAAATAATGTATTGGCCTTCCCAGGAATATTTAGAGGTGCTCTTGATGTTAGAGCAAAAGAAATAAACGAAGAAATGAAAATAGCAGCAGCATATGCCATTGCTAATTATATTAAGGACGAAGACTTAAATGAAAATAACGTAATTCCAAGTGCATTAGATAAAAATGTAGCTGCAAAAGTTGCAGAAGCAATAGCTAAGGCTGCTAAAGAAAGCGGAGTAGCAAGAATATAG
- a CDS encoding DUF6512 family protein, with protein sequence MNNTIFKPFIWFLLGIPFIFLLGSFMHFAYDLSGKSTLIGIFAPVNESIWEHLKLSVYPTFAWFILGYLLFESKINIYNWFTSCLVSVIMSALIVVCFYYTYTGALGIHSLFLDIFSLFLGILIAQCLAFHIYTYGNTNTLVFIISLILSFIIFITFTKFTFSPPKFPIFMDPVTKQYGIQK encoded by the coding sequence TTGAATAATACTATTTTTAAGCCTTTTATTTGGTTTCTTCTAGGAATTCCTTTTATTTTTTTATTAGGCTCCTTTATGCACTTTGCATATGATTTAAGTGGCAAATCAACTTTAATAGGAATTTTTGCACCTGTTAATGAAAGCATTTGGGAACATTTAAAATTATCTGTATATCCAACCTTTGCTTGGTTTATCTTGGGTTACTTACTATTTGAAAGCAAAATAAATATATATAACTGGTTCACAAGTTGTTTAGTATCAGTAATTATGAGTGCTTTAATCGTAGTATGCTTTTACTATACTTACACTGGAGCTTTAGGCATCCACTCTTTATTTCTCGATATATTTTCACTTTTTCTAGGCATCTTAATTGCACAATGCTTAGCTTTTCATATTTATACCTATGGAAATACGAATACATTAGTATTTATTATATCTTTAATTTTAAGCTTTATAATATTTATTACTTTTACAAAATTCACTTTTTCTCCACCTAAATTCCCTATATTTATGGACCCGGTGACTAAACAATATGGAATTCAAAAATAA
- a CDS encoding methyl-accepting chemotaxis protein, whose translation MWKKLSFKMKLLVSVLPIVIIGMLVLSITAIYQFRQTIRTEVINDKAVETKTMSENVNGWLEGKLLEVRNSTNMPTAKAIETDIASVDKFNSDRIKAFEKEYPGEYDNAAATLFNNDGKSRAQYANGNFVNGDVAEKPWYKTLMSGASFVISNPVISKGTGKALVVIGAPIKNEQNKSIGTMISGVNLAYIQDKIKAFKFGEKGYSLLIGQDGTFIVNPDESLVMKAKIADAEDSNVKELGNKMLQTDTGTFTFNQGTEKYIAFYNKVPLSGWSLASVVSEDELLAASNKLMTTLLLITVVIVILIAGIIILVAKRITAPLRRLSEFSEEIAAGNLTVQLELKSNDEIGKVGRSLNNTTSKLKEMIGAISDSANEVSNLSSNLIVATEESLRGTDEVSKSMQEIASGAVAQAESAGKASTATEELVDKISEVTAKYGHMTEMVEDSKKVSSSGAKGVKEAIESIQIIASTNKANVEEARELLEKSKEIGQIVFVIKDIAEQTNLLALNAAIEAARAGEQGKGFAVVAEEVRTLAEESSEASNRIAALINGIQTQIQNIAEQMDSGTSNVVHGVEVATLVGENFGQIENTFNKISSIVEEVSQATKEMSNKANTTSDVINNVAAVTEENSAATEEVTAANEEQTAYIHQIGETANRLDRLVETLKDTVNKFKI comes from the coding sequence ATGTGGAAAAAGTTATCTTTTAAAATGAAATTATTGGTAAGTGTTTTACCTATAGTAATAATTGGAATGTTAGTCTTAAGCATAACTGCAATTTACCAATTTAGACAAACTATAAGAACAGAAGTTATTAATGATAAGGCAGTAGAAACAAAAACTATGTCTGAAAATGTTAATGGTTGGCTTGAAGGAAAGCTTCTTGAAGTAAGAAATTCAACCAATATGCCTACAGCAAAGGCCATTGAAACTGATATTGCATCAGTAGATAAATTTAATTCTGATAGAATTAAAGCCTTTGAAAAAGAATATCCTGGAGAGTATGATAACGCGGCAGCAACATTATTCAATAATGATGGGAAATCGAGAGCTCAGTATGCAAATGGAAATTTTGTTAACGGAGATGTGGCAGAAAAACCTTGGTATAAAACTCTTATGAGTGGGGCATCTTTTGTTATTTCAAATCCTGTTATATCAAAGGGAACTGGTAAAGCACTAGTAGTTATTGGAGCCCCTATTAAAAATGAACAAAATAAATCAATTGGTACAATGATATCTGGAGTAAATTTAGCCTATATTCAAGATAAGATTAAAGCTTTTAAATTTGGAGAAAAAGGATATAGTTTATTAATTGGTCAAGATGGTACATTCATTGTTAATCCTGATGAATCTTTGGTTATGAAAGCTAAAATAGCTGATGCTGAAGATTCTAATGTAAAAGAACTAGGAAATAAGATGCTTCAAACTGACACAGGAACATTTACTTTTAATCAAGGTACCGAGAAATATATTGCTTTTTATAATAAAGTACCTTTATCAGGATGGAGTTTAGCAAGTGTAGTTTCAGAGGACGAATTATTAGCAGCTTCTAATAAACTTATGACAACACTTCTTTTAATAACTGTTGTTATTGTAATTTTAATTGCAGGAATCATAATATTAGTTGCTAAAAGAATTACAGCGCCATTAAGAAGATTATCAGAGTTTTCAGAAGAAATTGCAGCTGGTAATCTTACAGTGCAATTAGAGTTAAAATCAAATGATGAAATTGGAAAGGTTGGACGAAGTTTAAACAATACAACAAGTAAATTAAAGGAAATGATAGGTGCAATAAGTGATTCGGCTAATGAAGTAAGTAACTTATCAAGCAACTTGATTGTAGCAACAGAGGAGTCTTTAAGAGGAACTGATGAAGTGTCAAAGAGTATGCAGGAAATAGCTTCTGGTGCTGTTGCACAAGCAGAAAGTGCTGGTAAAGCTTCTACAGCAACAGAAGAACTTGTTGATAAGATAAGTGAAGTTACAGCAAAGTATGGTCATATGACGGAAATGGTGGAAGATTCTAAAAAAGTAAGTAGCTCTGGGGCGAAAGGAGTTAAGGAAGCAATTGAAAGTATTCAAATTATAGCTTCAACTAATAAAGCTAATGTTGAAGAAGCTAGAGAATTATTAGAAAAATCTAAAGAGATTGGACAAATAGTGTTTGTAATTAAGGATATAGCAGAGCAAACAAATCTATTAGCTTTAAATGCTGCTATTGAAGCTGCAAGAGCTGGTGAACAAGGGAAAGGCTTTGCAGTTGTTGCTGAAGAAGTCAGAACTTTAGCAGAAGAATCAAGTGAAGCTTCGAATAGAATAGCTGCTTTAATAAATGGAATTCAAACCCAAATTCAAAATATTGCAGAACAAATGGATAGTGGTACAAGTAATGTAGTGCATGGAGTTGAGGTTGCAACTTTAGTTGGTGAAAATTTTGGGCAAATTGAAAACACCTTTAATAAAATTAGTTCTATTGTTGAAGAAGTGTCTCAAGCTACAAAAGAAATGTCAAATAAAGCTAATACAACAAGTGATGTAATAAATAATGTGGCAGCAGTAACAGAAGAAAATTCAGCAGCAACAGAAGAAGTAACAGCTGCAAATGAAGAACAGACAGCTTATATACATCAAATTGGAGAAACAGCAAATAGATTAGATCGACTTGTTGAAACTTTAAAAGATACAGTAAACAAATTTAAAATATAG